A section of the Rossellomorea marisflavi genome encodes:
- the infA gene encoding translation initiation factor IF-1 — MAKDDVIEVEGKVLETLPNATFKVELENGHTIHAHVSGKIRMHFIRILPGDKVTVELSPYDLTKGRITYRYK, encoded by the coding sequence ATGGCAAAAGATGATGTAATTGAAGTTGAAGGTAAAGTACTAGAAACTTTGCCGAATGCTACTTTTAAAGTAGAATTAGAAAATGGTCATACCATTCATGCTCATGTATCAGGGAAGATCCGTATGCACTTCATCCGTATCCTGCCTGGTGATAAGGTGACTGTCGAACTTTCACCATATGACTTGACTAAAGGTAGAATCACTTATCGTTACAAATAA